The proteins below come from a single Balaenoptera musculus isolate JJ_BM4_2016_0621 chromosome 1, mBalMus1.pri.v3, whole genome shotgun sequence genomic window:
- the LOC118903659 gene encoding LOW QUALITY PROTEIN: olfactory receptor 10J1-like (The sequence of the model RefSeq protein was modified relative to this genomic sequence to represent the inferred CDS: inserted 1 base in 1 codon; substituted 1 base at 1 genomic stop codon), with the protein MKRKNHTLTTEFVLQGFSSFHEHQLTLFVVFLTLYILTLAGNIIMTIIRIDPHLHTPMYFFITMLSTSETIYTLVILPRMLSSLVGISQSISLXGCATQMFFFVTFGITNCFLLTAMGYDRYAAICNPLRYTVIMNKKVCNQLVWRACSIGLIVAMTQVTPVFRLLFCATKVAHFFCDIRPVMKLSCIDTTVNEILTLIISVLVLVVPMGLLFISXVLIISTILKIASAEGRKKTFATCASHLTVVIVHYSCASIVYLKPKSENTKDQDQLISVTYTVITSLLSPVVYTPRNKEVKDALLWTIGRKLS; encoded by the exons ATGAAGAGGAAGAACCACACTCTCACCACTGAGTTTGTTTTGCAAGGTTTCTCCAGCTTCCACGAGCACCAGCTCACTCTTTTTGTGGTGTTTCTTACACTGTACATCTTAACCCTAGCAGGTAATATAATCATGACCATTATCCGTATTGATCCTCATCTCCACACCCCCATGTACTTCTTCATCACCATGCTGTCCACTTCAGAGACTATATATACATTGGTCATTCTCCCAAGGATGCTATCCAGCCTCGTGGGTATAAGCCAGTCTATCTCAC ACGGTTGTGCCACACAGATGTTCTTTTTTGTAACCTTTGGGATCACTAACTGCTTCCTGCTCACAGCAATGGGATATGACAGATATGCGGCCATCTGCAACCCACTGAGATACACAGTCATTATGAACAAGAAGGTGTGCAACCAGCTGGTGTGGAGGGCCTGTAGCATTGGGCTGATTGTAGCTATGACACAGGTGACACCTGTATTCAGGTTACTTTTCTGTGCAACAAAGGTGGCCCACTTCTTCTGTGACATCCGACCTGTGATGAAGCTATCCTGCATTGACACGACTGTCAATGAGATTCTGACTTTGATCATCAGTGTTTTGGTGCTCGTTGTGCCTATGGGTCTGCTCTTCATCTCTTAAGTTCTTATTATCTCTACAATCCTCAAGATCGCCTCAGCCGAGGGCAGGAAGAAGACCTTTGCTACCTGCGCCTCCCACCTCACTGTGGTCATTGTTCACTATAGCTGTGCCTCCATTGTCTACCTCAAGCCCAAGTCAGAGAACACCAAGGATCAGGATCAGCTAATCTCAGTGACCTACACTGTGATCACCTCCCTACTGAGCCCTGTGGTGTACACCCCAAGGAACAAAGAGGTCAAGGATGCTCTGCTCTGGACCATTGGAAGGAAGCTTTCCTGA